tatatatatatatatatatatatatatatatatatatatatatatatatatatatacagaacaactaaatattgcaatgttagattttattcaatattagaacatgatttgtggagtcactgcaaagttttaacaaaataaagtgaaagatttttatctgtatgtgtttttaaggcaTAGGACTGTTGTGTTTAAAGCATTTTggcataaacatttattaattgtagCTTTAACAATAATAAGTTGAgtttatatattgttgttttctaGTTGACAATTGAGTTTCTATACCTTAATACTGTTATTTTGTTCTTATGTTTGTTCTCTTGTATAACTCCatgcttttaatttgtttattatattttatggaaATGTattctacaaaatcatcccatgTAAATCAATGTAAAGATGTGAATTCTTTCCAAAAACACTAATGTTGTCTTGCTAAATTATAttcataattacaatatataaatctcaaaaaacaaaaagaaaaactaaataactaaataattgcAATCTCTGCttatttccaatatcgtgcaggccTAATTTGCAATACCTCAGGGTAGCTCAGGTGGGGCTGGGGGAGTCTGATAGCTGACATTTAACAGTAATGGCTTACTTAggtgtcatttgtttttttttttagtttagctatttggtttttttttgttttgttttttttttattttcctctgAATATGGTTCAGAGAATAAGGAATGTGTTTAATTACCACCCAATATTTTTCTTCAATATAGTGAAAATGTATTATGATTTTTCTTTCCCTCCTTGTAATACCTCTCTGATTGAGAATTGCCAATAAAAAGAGTTCGACTAAGATTACTTTATACTTAATAAATCTAATGTGTCTTTAAAAAAGGCTTTGCAATTTATTTCAtgcattataaaattaataatagtcCTGGTGTAAACCCAGTCTTTTGAGATAATGCAATTATTTTCATACAGAAAACTGTAAGGTGATGGTTCAGGCACATTTTGAGCAAAGTAGCTCCATAAGTTCAGTTTTCATGTCAATCAAAACACAAAACTGCATCTTTAAAGGATCAATTTCTAATCAGTTGCATCTTTTAATAACTTTAAGTTCCTGGggattttttgtgcattttttgcCCCCATGTAAACATGTTGCAAGGCATTTTTACTTCTATACCAGCAACttgcacaattttttttgtgtgtttcacATGACACATGATTCTAAAAATGCAGAACTGAAGTTGAAAGAGAAGCTTTAAAATGGcaaatcaaaaatgttttattccaCAGACTACACCTAATGTAAAACCACATTCTGTTTGAACAGGTCCTCAGCGGTTTATTTAAAAAGATCATACTCAGGAAATGTAACTAGTAGTACAAGTGTTTAAAGTCTTCAGATGCTCAAATTTATAGTCTTATGAATAATACATCAAATGCtgcaatttttaaaagtaaaacatcCTATCCAGACCAATGAAATTTGTCCTAGTATTATAATCAATTCTAGACAAGACATCACATCGTCtatggtttttatttttacaatcatTTAAGACTATGTAAATGCCTCATGTTAGAATTCTGGGTCAATACAAAGTTAGATAAATTGCATTTCTAAATCCCATTTAAATACTCACCTGTTTGATCTGCCCTACTAATATCTTGCTGTTTAATAACCTTGACTATTATTCTTTTTCTAAATTTTTCTGTTATTTCTGCCAGTTCATTTCAATGCTTGTTATTACCTCTATATGTAGTCTCTTATGCTCTATAGGTAATTTGATTTTACGTACAGCACTTTGATCAGTCTTGTGGCTGTTTTCAAATGTGCTTCATAAAGAAATGAAATTGACAGATGTTTATGTCTgaccaaaaaagaaaatccaGATTTAAGTATCAATGTTAATATGAGAGGCACTGCGACTGAGTGCTGAAAGAGGGGACAAAAGGAAAAAATAGGTAAGAAATTAGATGAAATAAGAGTGTTAAACAGTGATCGTACCTGCCATAGGCGTAGTAGAGGTAGGGGAATAGAACAACTCTGCAGATGAAGAAAGTGACCAGCATAAGAGCTCCATTGACTTTATGTAGGAGAGTGTGCTGTTGCTTGTACTgaggcaaacaaaaaaaaaaggagagagcGGGaagtagagaaagagagagggtttaaaagatagaaaaatattaataggCAGGGCAATGAACCCTGACAACCTTGATTCAATGTTCCCCAACACATGTTAACACTGAAGaagtgacagagagagagagatgtacaACAGAGTGTTGTCAGTGAAAAATCATTGTCAATCAATCAGATGCTTTAAGATCCACTaccaagaaaagaaaagaagcagAAACCAAAAAAATCCACATGTCTAGGTCAGTAAAAAGAAAGATGCACTGATACAATGAAAGAAAAACACAGGAAGATGGAGGAGAATGTTTGTGTTTAGTACCTGGATGAGTATTTTTCCCAGACAGACAGACGGGGTGCTGAGTTCTGCCAGAAACATCACACCCTGGAAATAATCCCCTTTGCCCTGTCTCCAGAACTagagggaaaaaagaagaaaacagaaCAGAAATGACACAATAAGAAAGATGGAAAGGGAGGGGAAGGAATAAAAAGGTAAATGGACATGAAAGGTCGGAGGAAGACAAGGATTTGAATAGAAAATGGAAATTTAAGTTTATACAGGGAAAAGGCATCAATAGAAGAGAGAAGATTAAAAGATAAGAAAGGAGAAGAGGAAAGGGAAAATAAgataaagaaaaatgaaaaaaaaaattcgaaGGAATTGTATGTggaaagttaaaaatgtaaagggaaaagaaaataaaaggaaAGAAAATTAGAGCCAAGAAATAAAAATAGGAAGGAAAGAAAGGGAAAGAAATggggaaagaaaataaaaatgaaatgaagggaagaaaaggaaaagacaagagaaagaaaaagaaaatggaaaGGAAAGTTAGGGTATAGAAAGGGAAAGGAAATTAAATGGAAAGGAAATTAAAGGAAAGGGAAATTGGAGCCATGTAAATGGAAAGAAATCAAtgggaaagaaagaaaaggaaggaaaaaagggaagggaaataaaaaggaaataaaattaaAGAGAAATTGGAGCAAAGTAGATGGAAATAAAAATGGTAAGGAAAGAAAGGGAAGggacataaaaaagaaaagaaagagaaattggagccaagttaatgaaaataaaaagggaaggAAAGAAAGGGAAATAAAAAAGGGAAGGAAAGAAAGggaaataaaaaaggaaaggagAGAAATTGGAGccaagttaatgaaaataaaagggaaggaaagaaaggaaaataaaaaggaaaggaaaggaaagagaAATTGGAGCCAAGTTAATGAAAAtagaaaaaggaagaaaaaaggaaagggaaataaaaaggaaagaaaatgaaagagaaaTTGGAGCCAAGTAGATGGAAATAAAAATGGTAAGGAAAGAAAGGGAAGggacataaaaaagaaaagaaagagaaattggagccaagttaatgaaaataaaaagggaaggAAAGAAAGGGAAATAAAAAAGGGAAGGAAAGAAAgggaaataaaaaaaggaaaggaaagagaAATTGGAGccaagttaatgaaaataaaagggaaggaaagaaaggaaaataaaaaggaaaggaaaggaaaggaaagagaAATTGGAGCCAAGTTAATGAAAATAgaaaaaggaaggaaaaaaggaaagggaaataaaaaggaaagaaaatgaaagagaaaTTGGAGCCAAGTAGATGGAAATAAAAATGGTAAGGAAAGAAAAGGAAGagacataaaaaagaaaagaaaggaaagagAAATTGGAGccaagttaatgaaaataaaaagggaaggAAAgaaagggaaataaaaaaaatgaaaggaaagaAAAGAGAAATTGGAGccaagttaatgaaaataaatgaatgggattaaaggaaaacaaagaaaaatggAAGGGAAATAAAAGCAAAAGAAAGGAGAGGGAAATTAAAGCCAAGTAAATGGAAATAAATCAATGGAaaggaaagaaaactaaaaggaaagagaaataaaaagcAAAAGGGAAAGCAAAAGGGAAAATTGAAGccaagtaaatgtaaataaaacaatggGAAGGaaagaaaacagaaagaaaagaaaaagggaaggaaaaattaaaaaaaggacaATTGAAGccaagtaaatgtaaataaaaatgggaAGTAAAGAAAATGGAAAGgaaataaaagaacaaacaagaataattaaaacagaaagaaagagaaaacagaaaagagaaaagaaaatggaGGCTTGTGTGAGAGGCTTTAGTGTGGTTTTATCAGAGGAAGTGCTGCAGAGGTCCCCCCTGTCTTATCAGTCCTAAACACTCATTGCCATTTAAGTGCAGCTAATGCCAGGGTGCTGCTTGCTGCATGGCTGCCGACAGCAACAGTCTCCATGGATACAGATGGAGAGTGATGGAGAGCATAATTACAGGGTGAAAGTACACAGGCCTGTACAGGACAACTTGGACTGAGGCACACTACAAGATTACAATCCCATCAGTCATAAGGCCAAAGCTGTGTTTGCTACACTCCAAACGGACTCAGATGGGCCTCAATAATTCACTTTCTAATGTTAGCTAATGTAAAGGTGTGCGTTTATGTCTGAAGGCCCCTCAGTCCACTCACCACAGACACGGGGAAGCACACAGTGACCATGACCACATGATGTAGGACCATGAGGAACTCGCGGTGCAGGTATCCCCTGATGGCAGATCTCATCGGTTTGGTCTCGCTTTCCTCCTCGTGATCTTTAACCTGAAGTTTGTACCAGTAGCACAAGAACATGGCATAGATGTCATAAACGAAGTAGGGGACTGCAAAGAGGATATAGCTGGTGGTGAGCCAATGCCTGGAAGGAAAATGGAAGAGAAAAAGTGATAACTTGAGGAAATCCACAGCTCTTAGGGTTAGTTTGTGTTATTACTGttatgaataaaatgtattaatacttaaatagtttaaatgtcaatcaattaataaatagttttactttatccgcttgttaagtgtgacgtcacgcaaagtgGCTACATGGTCCAATCACTTGATCAAActgtagggcaggggtcaccaatcctggtcctggagggccggtgtccctgcagggtttagctccatcttgcctcaacacacctgtctggatgtttcaagtatacctcgtaagaccttgattagcttgttcaggtgtgtttgattagggttggagctaaaatctgtaggacaccggcccttcaggaacaagtttggtgaccactgcagtAGGGGGAGGCTCAACAAATGTAATAATAGACTATTACAAAGTGCTGTAATACTTCTgaaaatcaaaatatttatatccatgcctaatatcagatggccagaaagtgccacatttttaatatattgttaaagGATTGGTGTCTGTGATcatcaacaaatattttctcaattcaaatgagtagtggcTTGTACCCGGAAGCAGTAATTCACACATCACAACTTAACAAGCGTATACACACTATGCTAAGAAAGGCACTTTAAATGTGACAATCTTGTAAACttcatttgctcttcagtgtttggactttcagcagtgaaaattaaaccacactgagaaaaaaagagctatagaaataaagatgaattgaattaactgtccgtattttttttttttttcaccatttaAAAAATATCCTGATATGTTCATGACTGAAAACCATGAGCAAGTCAATGGTGTTCAGTGCTTACTAAAGCTTTTAAATTGAAGGGTGTATTGAAAGCAGCAATTCTATGATTCTTATATAAAGGTCTCGTTTGTAAAAGGTttagaacaacaacaacaggagGGAGTAAATtaagacatttacattttttggggAAGTATTTGTTAATAAATTTGACTAGCAAATCAAGCGTTAGTTCTGACTCGCATCTAAAACAGAATTGTGATTGTGATGTATGCGTGTTTGTTTCAGAAAACTAAATATACACTGTGGTTCAAACGTTTAGGGTCAGTATGATTTTTTTCCTAAAGTAATTTATTTCAAGGATGCACTGAAATGCATCTTTACAAAAAAACCTTTCTATTAATCAAAGAatcctttaaaaatgtataatgctttccaatatatatatatatatatatatatttttttttttttagaaatgatcATTAGAAATGTTATTGAACACAAAAATCAGCATTTTAGAGGAATTTCTCAATGATCATGTGGTACTGAAGAGTGAAGACTGAACAAATTCTTTTGAAAAATCTGCTTTTCCTTTACAGAAATAAAAAGTACATATTTAGGTATATACAAAAAGTCACTacaaaaatttacaatgtttacttTAAATGCAGTCTTGGTAATAGCAGAAAACCCATAACTCGAAAATGGTTTCAGTCTTATTCTCCAACAAGGGCTCAATGGATGGGAAGACTGACTTTTAAcctaagatttaatattaaaaaagtgcAAGTACTGGCAAAAATGGTAACCCTTGTAACCCTTACGACAACTgctttgttctttgtttttattaatatttttccccttcagtcattttctttctcttctaaataaaatttattaaaataaaaaaataaatgcagtcttggtgagccttatatacataaatataatatgcatacagtacacacacagtatatagttgaagtcagaattattagcccccttttgatttttattttcttttttaaatatttcccaaatgatgtttaacagagcaatgacatttttacagtatgtctgataatattgtttcttctggaaaaagtctaatttgttttatttcagctagaataaaagtagtttttaatttaaaaaaaaaacatttttgggacaaaattattagcccctttaaactatttttttgatattctacagaacaaaccatcattatacaataacttgcctaataaccctaacctgcctagttcaccttattaacctagttaagcctttaaatgtcactttaagctgtatagaagtgtcttgaaatgttttcttattagaaataagtttttaaaactattatgcttagaaatgtgctgaaacaatcttccctccattaaacagaaattggagaaaaaaaaataaacaggggcgctaataatacaggggggctaataattctgacttcaactgtatacacaagcaagtattcaacacgtcaccctttttctcagaaaacatatttttaaagctgctgtcTGACTAGAAACtttccctggatgttggtaacaaccaaagaaatccatacatgcaaagaaaacaattaattagtttaaaaatgaagttatgcaaaataaaataaaatgacgcaagaaaaaaaagtattgaacacatgaagaaagtgtagaaaggcagtgaaagcccagacagcagcagaAATCTCTCAGAAGATCTTTGGAAACCCTCTGCACTTCATCATTGGAAATCATTGTTAGCTGTTTCAGTCCAAAAATCTACATGACTAGGATTATGAAaataaaaccagggtggacatttcagcaagacattgATCCAAAACACACCCAAGCACACTCCCAAATTCTTTTAGAGAGTGAAAATCAAGCTgaagaatggcccaaccaatcaccagacttgaatccaatagaaaatacaaaataaagataataTTTGATAAACGAAACCCACATAACATCAAGATTTGtacactctgttaaagtctgtcaaaaaaaaattcacacctgagcaattcatgacTTAATTCTCCATATGAAAGCTCTTTAAGCTGCAATACTCAAAAAAGTCTTttctataaagtattaaatatatttcagtaaCTAATACCATAACTAacatttcagatttatttttgttttgttttatttttatgtttgcattGTTTGGGTCTTTacaaaaatctggttcaattccatgttaacagctcctttagaattattattgccaagaaaaaaacatgacatgttcaatacttattttcccaaCTGTTTATACACTACTACAATGGTTACTCATTAATACTAAAACAACAGTAGACAGTAAGAAGAAATGTATAGCAT
This portion of the Danio rerio strain Tuebingen ecotype United States chromosome 3, GRCz12tu, whole genome shotgun sequence genome encodes:
- the tlcd3ba gene encoding TLC domain containing 3Ba isoform X2 yields the protein MLSILAAGSIFFPGLFLLSKRFLKHAPGLKWSEKDAVIVSSRLVSSVQAIMASSAGYIIACSCKDIIEDQHWLTTSYILFAVPYFVYDIYAMFLCYWYKLQVKDHEEESETKPMRSAIRGYLHREFLMVLHHVVMVTVCFPVSVFWRQGKGDYFQGVMFLAELSTPSVCLGKILIQIRVHPLLHGAAVCSLAV